The sequence CATGGCCCTGCGCGCGGACGACCGCTCCCTGGAAGTGCACCTGTGCCACTCGCCGCTGCGGGAGGTCGAGGTGTTGCATGACCAACTGCTGGCGCGCTTTCGCGCCGACCCGGGCCTCACCCCCGACCAGGTGGTGGTGCTGACCCCGGACATCGAGCGCTACGCGCCCTACATCGAAGCCGTGTTCGCCCCCCGCGAAGGCGTGCCGCGCATACCGTTCAGCCTGGCCGACCGCAGCCTGCGCGCCGAGCTGCCGCTGGTGGAGGCCTTCCTCGCGCTGCTGGAGCTGCCGCAGAGCCGCTTCGCCGCCGAGGAACTGCTGGCCTGGCTGGAGCAACCGGCCCTGGCCGCCCGCGCCGGCATCGAACCGGAAGACCTGCCGCTGCTGCGCGACTGGCTGCGCGATGCCGGCGTGCGCTGGGGGCGCGATAGCACCCACCGGGCGCGCCTGGGGCTGCCCGACGAAGGCGCCTTCAGTTGGCGCCAGGGTCTGGACCGGCTGCTGCTGGGCTTCGCCGCGCCGCCACAACTGGCCGGTGAGGCACCGCCGCTGCTGGGCGACAGTTGGCCCCTGGACGCCCTGGAAGGCGCCCGTGCGCAATTGCTCGGACGCCTGGCCGGCTTCGTCCAGCGCCTCGGCACCCTGGCCGACGACATGGCCCGGCCGCGCCCGCTGGCGGAATGGGCGGAAACCCTCCAGGGCCTGATCGACCTGCTGTTCGACGAGCGCGAGGCCGGCGACACCCTGCTCCTGCTGTCCCAGGCCTGTGGCGCCCTGCGCGAGCAGGCCGAGGCCGCCGGCATCGAGCGTCCGCTGGAGCTGGCCCTGGTGCGCCAGCACCTGGTGGCGGCCCTGGACCAGGGCAGCGGCGCATCGGGCTTCCTCACCGGCGCGGTGACCTTCTGCACCATGGTGCCCATGCGCAGCCTGCCGTTCCGCCAGGTCTGCCTGCTCGGCCTGGACGACGGCGCCTTCCCGCGCCGCACCCCGGCCGCCGGTTTCGACCTGATCACCCGCAAGCCGCGCCGTGGCGATCGCGCCCGCCGCCTGGACGACCGCTACCTGCTGCTGGAAACCCTGCAGTCGGCGCGGGACGGCCTCTACCTCAGCTTCGTCGGCCGCGACCCCCGCGACAACGCCCACCTGCCACCCTCGGTGCTGGTCAGCGAACTGCTGGAAACCATCGACCTCACCGCCATCGCCGGCGACGACAAGGCCAGTGCGCGGGTCCTGGTGGCCCACCCGCTGCAGCCCTTCGCCTCGACCAACTTCGCCGGCGGCCAGTGGGCCGGTTTCGCCGCGCCCTGGTTCCGCGCGGCCCAGCGCCTGGCGGAAACGCCGCGGCCCGCCGCCGCGCCCTTCGCCTTGCCGCTGCCCGAGCCCGACGCCGACTGGCTGACCCTGGAACCGTCGCAACTGATCCAGTGCTTCCGCCACCCGGCACGCTTCCTCCTCGAACAGCGCCTCGGCCTGCGCCTGGCCGAAGCCGAGGAAGCCCTGGCCAGCGACGAACCCTTCAGCCTAGAAGGCCCGGCCTGGCGCGGCCTGCGCCAACTGGCGCTGGATGCGGTGGAGCGCGGCTGGTCGGAGTCCGACGAGCGCCGCATGGCCCGCGCCGCCGGCTGGTTGCCCACCGGCGAGCTGGGGCACGCGCTCTGGGGCCAATTGCGTGGCCCGGTGCGCGCCTTCGCCCCGCGCCTGTTCGAGGCCCGGCCCGAGGAGGTGGCGCAACCGCTGCTGGTGGATATCGAGTTGGCCGGCGTACGGATCCACGGCTGGCTCGACGGCGTCACCCCGGAAGGCCTCTTCGGCTGGCGCTTGAACCGCCTAGGCGGGTGGGAACTGGCGCCCTTCTGGCTGCGCCACCTGATGCTCAACCTGTCCGCCACGCCGGGTATCGCCCGCGACAGTCGCCTGCTCTCCCCGGCGGGCGACTGGCAGGCCGGCCCGCTGGCCAACGCACGCGAACTGCTGGAGCCCTGGCTGCACGCCTACCGCGAGGCCCTGTGCAGCCCCCTGCCGCTGCTCACCAAGGCCAGCTACGGCTTCGCCCATGGCCTGCGCAAACCCGGCCGCAAACAGCCCCAGGACGCCGCCCGCGACAAGGCCCGCGTGGCCTGGGAAGGCATCGATTTCGGCCCTGTGGGCGAATCCCGCGACCCCTGGTACGCCCTCGCCTTCCGCGACCGCGAACCCCTGGGCGAGCGCTTCGAGCAACTCGCCGAAACCCTGCTCGGCCCGGCACTGGATGCCCTGGCGGAAAACACGGGTGACGAAGATGCATAGGAATTGGCGCACGGCTATGCATGACAATTCAGATACGTATAGAAAACTTGGGTTTTCTATCTACTACAGCAACTTGGTGCTCAACGCGATTCTCACCGGTGACGACATGCAGGATTCCCAGTCATGAGCCTCGACCTGCTCAAGGACCCCTTCACCGGTCGCAGCCTGATCGAGGCCAGCGCCGGCACCGGCAAGACCTGGACCCTGACCGCCCTCTACGCGCGCCTGCTGCTGGAGCGCCAGCTGAACGTCGGGCAGATCCTGGTGGTGACCTACACCACCGCCGCCACCGCCGAGCTGCGTGAGCGCATCCGCGCCCGCCTGGCGGCGCTGCTGACCATGTACGAGGGGGCGCCGGCGCCGGACCCGGTGCTCGCCGGGCTCCATGCGCTGTACCCGGGCGAGGACGCCCACCGCCGTCTGCTGCTGGCGGTGCATGGTTTCGACGAGGCGGCCATCTTCACCATCCACGGCTTCTGCCAGCGCGCCCTGCAGGACGCGGCCTTCGAGGCCGGCGGCGACTTCGACAGCGAGCTGGCCACCGACGACCGCGAAGTGCTCGATGCCCTGCTCGCCGACCTCTGGCGCCGCGAGCTGGCCGAGGCCGAGCCGGCCTGGGCGCGCTTC is a genomic window of Pseudomonas resinovorans NBRC 106553 containing:
- the recC gene encoding exodeoxyribonuclease V subunit gamma; the encoded protein is MLNLYHANDLESLGELACSLLAQPQQDPLAPAHVVVPSQGMGRWLTLQLARKQGIAMHLDIQLPARFVWDVTRLALGELPPQSAFNPVTLGWRLYDWLCEPDNLARAPRLAQYLEGGDERRRLTLASRIADVFDQYLLYRDDWLAAWEGGEALGLGLDEEWQALLWRELTADGHPHRARLLGDLLARLHDGAPVEGLPERLLVFGISSLPPHHMRVLEGLARHCQVVLFALNPCREAWGDIRDIRELARLPEPAIDDWYLDVGHPLLASLGKQGRDFFDALFTLGGQEIGVYAEDDDLVDSSLLRAVQNDILRLRTRRPDERMALRADDRSLEVHLCHSPLREVEVLHDQLLARFRADPGLTPDQVVVLTPDIERYAPYIEAVFAPREGVPRIPFSLADRSLRAELPLVEAFLALLELPQSRFAAEELLAWLEQPALAARAGIEPEDLPLLRDWLRDAGVRWGRDSTHRARLGLPDEGAFSWRQGLDRLLLGFAAPPQLAGEAPPLLGDSWPLDALEGARAQLLGRLAGFVQRLGTLADDMARPRPLAEWAETLQGLIDLLFDEREAGDTLLLLSQACGALREQAEAAGIERPLELALVRQHLVAALDQGSGASGFLTGAVTFCTMVPMRSLPFRQVCLLGLDDGAFPRRTPAAGFDLITRKPRRGDRARRLDDRYLLLETLQSARDGLYLSFVGRDPRDNAHLPPSVLVSELLETIDLTAIAGDDKASARVLVAHPLQPFASTNFAGGQWAGFAAPWFRAAQRLAETPRPAAAPFALPLPEPDADWLTLEPSQLIQCFRHPARFLLEQRLGLRLAEAEEALASDEPFSLEGPAWRGLRQLALDAVERGWSESDERRMARAAGWLPTGELGHALWGQLRGPVRAFAPRLFEARPEEVAQPLLVDIELAGVRIHGWLDGVTPEGLFGWRLNRLGGWELAPFWLRHLMLNLSATPGIARDSRLLSPAGDWQAGPLANARELLEPWLHAYREALCSPLPLLTKASYGFAHGLRKPGRKQPQDAARDKARVAWEGIDFGPVGESRDPWYALAFRDREPLGERFEQLAETLLGPALDALAENTGDEDA